A window of Deltaproteobacteria bacterium contains these coding sequences:
- the lolA gene encoding outer membrane lipoprotein carrier protein LolA — translation MLRRRLTIVFVVLVLAAIWQPALADGLAGRVQKAYESIESFQTDFAQKLTNAATQEVRDRSGVIQFKKPGLVRWETTAPEREILVVGPEIVWDYFPDEEVAYTYPAGQVFSSKTMLRFISGQAMLEEDFNVTDQGVDDGLAKLRLVPKEPEPSLVLAYLWVEPESALLRRILLVDFFGNGNELELRDMQVNAPLDSEVFTFTPPDGVDVLENPELGG, via the coding sequence ATGTTACGTCGCAGATTGACTATTGTGTTTGTTGTTCTGGTACTGGCGGCCATCTGGCAGCCAGCCTTGGCCGATGGCCTGGCCGGACGGGTCCAGAAAGCCTACGAGTCCATTGAATCCTTTCAAACCGATTTCGCACAGAAGCTGACCAACGCGGCGACCCAGGAAGTCAGGGACCGGAGCGGGGTTATTCAATTCAAGAAACCCGGGCTGGTCCGATGGGAGACCACAGCCCCGGAGCGGGAAATTCTGGTCGTCGGTCCCGAGATCGTCTGGGACTATTTTCCGGATGAGGAAGTGGCCTACACCTACCCGGCCGGGCAGGTCTTCTCGTCCAAGACCATGCTCCGCTTCATATCCGGTCAGGCCATGCTGGAGGAGGACTTCAACGTGACCGATCAGGGAGTTGACGACGGTTTGGCCAAATTGAGGCTCGTGCCCAAGGAACCTGAACCAAGCCTGGTCCTTGCCTATCTTTGGGTCGAGCCAGAATCGGCTCTGCTGCGCCGGATCCTGCTGGTCGACTTCTTCGGCAACGGAAACGAGCTAGAACTCCGAGACATGCAGGTCAACGCCCCTTTGGACTCGGAAGTCTTCACGTTCACCCCTCCGGATGGGGTGGACGTTTTGGAGAATCCCGAGCTTGGAGGCTAG
- a CDS encoding FprA family A-type flavoprotein — protein sequence MPAIEIKKNVFWVGVLDWNLRNFHGYSRSDRGTTYNAYLILDDKITLVDTVPFEFRMDLYHQIRGLVPLEKIDYIISNHMEPDHAGALDWIVERINPEKIFCSTMGKKILDDQFHGRQWPLEVVKTGDTLSLGKKTVRFMETRMLHWPDSMFSLLVEDRLLFSNDAFGQNIASSKIFDDEHDLEDLLRASSHYYANIILPFSNLVLKTLQAVADAKLDIDMIAPDHGVVWRSHVADILKAYGRFARQETAPKAVIAYDTMWKSTEKMAKAVAEGLLEKGVEARLMHLKSYHHSDIMGELADAKALVIGSPTHNNGMLPLVADLLTYVEGLRPQNRIGAAFGSYGWSGEAVKKISDWLSSAGFEVVEGVRAKYVPTHDALAQSKALGHSLAEKIKETSNQ from the coding sequence ATGCCCGCTATCGAAATAAAGAAAAACGTGTTCTGGGTCGGAGTGTTGGACTGGAACCTCAGAAACTTTCACGGCTATTCCAGGTCCGATAGGGGTACGACCTACAACGCCTACTTGATCTTGGACGACAAGATAACCCTGGTAGACACGGTCCCCTTTGAATTTCGCATGGACCTCTACCATCAGATCCGGGGTCTCGTGCCCCTGGAAAAAATCGACTACATCATTTCAAACCACATGGAGCCCGACCATGCCGGGGCCCTGGACTGGATCGTCGAACGGATCAATCCAGAAAAGATATTTTGCTCGACCATGGGCAAAAAAATCCTCGACGACCAATTTCACGGCCGCCAATGGCCCCTGGAAGTGGTCAAGACAGGGGACACCCTGTCCCTGGGCAAGAAGACCGTCCGGTTCATGGAAACCAGGATGCTTCACTGGCCCGACAGCATGTTTTCCCTCCTGGTCGAGGATAGGCTTCTCTTTTCCAACGATGCCTTTGGACAGAACATCGCTTCGTCCAAAATCTTCGACGACGAGCACGACCTTGAGGACCTGCTCCGGGCCTCATCCCACTACTACGCAAACATCATCCTGCCCTTCTCCAACCTTGTTCTGAAGACCCTGCAGGCCGTGGCTGACGCAAAGCTTGACATCGACATGATCGCCCCGGACCACGGGGTTGTCTGGCGCTCCCACGTCGCTGACATCCTCAAGGCCTACGGCCGGTTCGCCCGCCAGGAGACCGCGCCCAAGGCCGTCATCGCCTACGACACCATGTGGAAGAGTACCGAAAAAATGGCCAAGGCCGTGGCCGAAGGCCTTCTGGAAAAGGGTGTCGAGGCCCGTCTCATGCACCTCAAGTCGTACCACCACAGCGACATCATGGGAGAGCTGGCCGACGCAAAGGCCCTTGTCATCGGGTCCCCGACCCACAACAACGGCATGCTCCCCCTGGTGGCCGATCTTTTGACCTATGTCGAGGGATTGCGGCCTCAGAACAGGATCGGAGCGGCCTTCGGCTCCTATGGATGGAGCGGCGAGGCCGTGAAGAAGATTTCGGATTGGCTGTCCTCGGCCGGATTCGAGGTCGTTGAGGGAGTCAGAGCCAAATATGTCCCCACCCACGATGCCCTGGCCCAGAGCAAGGCCCTGGGGCACTCACTGGCTGAAAAAATCAAGGAAACATCCAACCAATAA
- a CDS encoding HEAT repeat domain-containing protein → MVRTPKNRREILARTTGTETGSPVSGRKVKLQVFEILEDASWETRLPELLELPSAKVVGPLFSSLYNADPLVKWHGVTAFGLIVPAMADQRMESGRIVLRRCMWSLSDESGGIGWGIPETMGEILTNHKTLAEEFHSILLSYIKESEDSPDNYLEYAPLRRGAVWAAGRLAETKPDLAVKAAADLRSCLSDPDASIRGTACWALGFLQGHFSPNDLEPLLFDDANLDLYKKRKLASVTVAGLAREALEGTSGGTRI, encoded by the coding sequence ATGGTCCGGACCCCGAAAAATCGGAGGGAAATCTTGGCTCGAACCACCGGCACGGAAACCGGGTCTCCTGTCAGCGGCCGAAAAGTCAAACTCCAGGTCTTCGAGATCCTCGAGGACGCCTCATGGGAAACCCGTCTGCCCGAGCTTCTCGAACTTCCTTCAGCCAAGGTCGTGGGACCTTTGTTTTCCTCGCTTTACAACGCCGACCCATTGGTCAAATGGCACGGGGTCACAGCCTTTGGCCTGATCGTCCCGGCCATGGCCGATCAAAGGATGGAGAGCGGCCGTATCGTCCTGCGTCGATGCATGTGGTCCCTGAGCGACGAATCCGGAGGTATCGGCTGGGGCATCCCCGAAACCATGGGGGAAATCCTGACCAACCACAAAACCCTGGCCGAAGAATTCCACTCCATTCTTCTCTCCTACATCAAGGAAAGCGAAGACTCTCCGGACAATTATCTCGAGTACGCACCCCTCAGACGAGGCGCAGTCTGGGCAGCTGGCCGTCTGGCCGAGACCAAACCTGATTTGGCTGTCAAGGCCGCTGCCGATCTGCGATCATGCCTGAGCGACCCCGATGCCTCAATCAGGGGTACAGCCTGCTGGGCCTTGGGATTTCTCCAGGGCCACTTCTCCCCGAACGATCTGGAACCGCTTCTATTCGACGATGCCAACCTCGACCTCTACAAAAAGCGAAAACTCGCCTCGGTCACCGTTGCCGGTCTTGCCCGTGAAGCCCTGGAAGGAACCTCCGGCGGAACCCGGATCTAG